TCCGCGCTTTGCTGGCAGGCAAAGCCGGAGCGGCGGAGCTGCGCCGACTGGCCATGGCTCAGGGCATGCGCTCCCTGATGCAGGACGGGATTCAAAAGGTTTTGCGGGGCTGGAGCGACTTTGATCAGGTTAGGCGGATCGCGGTGTAATCAAAGCTCGCCAGGTTCGAGGCCAGCGATGGAAGACGTCGAAAAAAACGAAAGCGGATCAAATGATCCGCTTTCGTCGTTTCCGGCTTGCGCCGGGTTGGTTCGTATTGACTGAACAGGCTATGCAGCCAAATTGCGAGTTTTCATTCGGGCCAGAGCGCGTTGGAGGGCGGCCTGGGTTCTGGCGAAGTCGATCTGCGCTTTTTGTTCAAGAAGCCGCTTTTCGGACCGCTCCCTTGCCTTTCTGGCCCGCTCCAGGTCGATCTCTTCGGCCCGTTCGGCCACTTCCGCCAGGACGCTCATCTTGTTTGAGGAAACCTCGGCAAAGCCGCCGGAGAGAAAAATCCAGTGCTTTCGCCCGTCTTTGTTGTAGTGCAGACTGCCGACGCCCAGGGCCGCCAGAAAGGGAGCGTGGTCCGGCAGGACGCCGAACTCGCCGTTGTACCCCGGAGCACCGACAAACTCGACATCTTCACTAAGGAGCTTCCGGTCGGGAGTGACAATTTCCAAGTGTATGGTCTTGGCCATAATCTGCCACCTTCCAGCTTAGAGATTCTTCGCGTTTTCCAACGCTTCCTCAATGGTACCGACCATGTAGAAGGCCTGTTCAGAAATATCATCGTGCTTGCCTTCGATGATTTCCTTGAAACCACGAATGGTGTCCTCAAGCTTCACATAGCGTCCTTCCTTGCCGGTGAACTGTGCGGCGACGAAGAAGGGCTGGGACAGAAAGCGCTGGATTTTCCGGGCGCGGGAGACGGTGACCTTGTCTTCGTCAGACAGTTCGTCCATACCCAGAATGGCAATGATGTCCTGCAGATCCTTGTACTTCTGGAGGATCATCTGCAACTGCCGAGCGGTGTCGTAGTGCTCGTTGCCCAGAACCAGCGGGTCCAGAATGCTGGACGTGGAGTCCAGCGGGTCCACCGCCGGATAAATGCCCAACTCCGCGATCTGTCGAGAAAGCACGATGGTTCCGTTCAAGTGGGCGAAGGTGGTGGCCGGCGCAGGGTCGGTCAAGTCATCGGCGGGGACGTATACGGCCTGTACCGATGTAATGGAACCCTTAGTGGTTGAGGTGATCCGTTCCTGGAGTTCTCCAAGGTCAGTGCCCAGAGTCGGTTGATATCCCACAGCGGAGGGCATCCGGCCCAGAAGCGCGGAGACCTCGGAACCGGCCTGGGTGAATCGGAAGATGTTGTCCACGAAAAGCAACACGTCCTGACCTTCCTCGTCACGGAAGTATTCCGCGGAAGCCAGAGCGGTCAGCGCGACGCGGGCCCGGGCTCCTGGAGGCTCGTTCATCTGGCCGTAGATCAACACGGCTTTCTCGATAACCCCGGCGTCCTTCATTTCGTGGTACAGGTCGTTCCCTTCACGAGTCCGTTCGCCAACACCGGCGAACACGGAAATGCCGCCGTGTTGCTTGGCGATGTTGTTGATCATCTCCATCAAGATAACGGTTTTGCCCACGCCGGCGCCGCCGAACATGCCGATCTTGCCGCCCTTGGGAAAGGGGATCAGCAAGTCGATGACCTTTACACCGGTTTCCAGCAGTTCAACCTTGGTGCTTTGCTCGGTGAAGCTAGGCGCTGCACGGTGGATGGGCATCATCTTCGTGGAGTCGATGGGACCGAGTTCATCCACGGGACGTCCAACCACGTTCATGATCCGACCAAGAGCAGGCTTACCGACGGGAATCATGATCGGCTTGCCGGTGGCCTTGGCCACGTTGCCCCGAACCAGACCGTCCGTCGCGTCCATGGCGATGCAGCGGACCAGGTTGTTTCCAAGGTGCTGCGCCACCTCGACCACCAGGTCGGGAGCGTCTTCATTGTTGGTGTTGTTGATTTCCAACGCACTTAAAATGTTGGGCAACTTTCCTTCCGGAAAGGCCACGTCCACGACTGGCCCAATGACTTGCGCCACCTTTCCTTCCATAAGTTCACTCATCTACTACGCCCCCTCTTTAGGCTGATTTCAGAGCTTCAGCGCCGCCGACGATATCCATCAGCTCCGTGGTAATGGCGCTTTGCCTGGCCTTGTTATAGACCAACGTCAAAGATTTCGACAATTCGTCACAATTTTTCGTCGCGTTGTCCATGGCCCGCATCCGAGCGGCATGTTCGCTGGCGTTCGTATCCAGAAGCCCCCTGTATATCTGCACGTTCACGAACCGAGGCAGCAATTCGGCGAGTATGCCTTCCACCGAGGGTTCGTAAATGTACTCGCTGGCGGGGCCCTGGACTTCTTCCACTTCGGCTGCTTCCGAAGCGATGGGCAAAACACGCAGGGAGACGACCTCCTGCTTGGCGAAACTGATGAATTTTCCGAAGACGATGATTACTTCATCGAACTCGTGGTTCAGATACCCGTTCATCAGGTTTGTGCCCAGTTCCACGCCCAGGGTGAAGTCGAATGTGTTCATCACGTTGACGTGATCGGCACGAATGGGCCACGACTGCTTGCGCATGACGTCCCGTCCCTTTTTGCCGACGCAGACGATCTCCACTTCCTTGCCGGCGGCTTCTTTCTCCGCCGCAAGCTTGCGGGTCTTGGAAGTCAGGTTGACGTTAAAGCTGCCGCACAATCCGCGGTCCGCAGTGACCAGTACGATCACGACCTTTTTGATTTCCTCGCGCACCTCAAGCAATGGGTGCGCCGAGGCGTCCGTGCGGCCACTCAAATCCGTGAGCATCTCGTAGAACTTGTCCGCATATGGCCTGAATTGCTCAATGCGTTGCTGAGCTTTGCGCAATTTCGCCGAGGCCACCATATTCATGGCCTTGGTGATCTGCTTGGTTTTCTTGACCCCGCCGATCTTGCGCTGAATGTCCTTCAAAGAAGCCATTGTACTCTCCTCAACGGTTTATTCAGCCTGAAAGGTCTTCTTCATCGTCTCGATGGCTTCACGCAGCTTGGCTTCAAGATCCGCGTCCAGGGCCTGCTTGGTCTTGATGTCGTCCAGAATATCGGGGCGCTGGTTGCGCATATACTCATGCAGTTCCGTCTCGAACTTGGCCACGGCGGACACCGGAAGGTCGTCCATCAGTCCGCGGGTTCCAGCGTACAGGGAAATGACCTGCTCAGCCACGGACATGGGATGATACTGAGGCTGCTTCAGAAGTTCCACGAGCCGCATGCCCCGATTGAGGCGTTGCTGTGTGGACTTGTCCAGGTCGGAACCGAACTGGGCGAAGGCGGCCAGTTCGCGGTACTGGGCCAAATCCAGGCGCAAGGTTCCGGCGACCTGTTTCATGGCCTTGATCTGCGCGGCGCCGCCTACGCGAGAGACGGACAACCCGACGTTGATGGCCGGACGAACGCCCGCGTAGAATAGGCTGGGCTCCAGGTAGACCTGACCATCGGTGATGGAGATGACGTTGGTCGGGATGTAGGCGGAAACGTCGCCGGCCTGGGTTTCAATGATCGGCAGGGCGGTGAGGGATCCAGCGCCCATGGCGTCGTTGACCTTGGCGGAGCGCTCCAGCAGGCGGGAGTGGTTGTAAAAGATGTCGCCGGGGAAGGCTTCACGTCCCGGAGGGCGACGCAGCAGCAGGGACATCTGGCGGTAGGCCACGGCCTGTTTGGAAAGGTCGTCATAAATAATCAGGGAGTGCTTGCCGCTGTCCCGGTAGTATTCGGCCATGGTGCAGCCGGAGTATGCCGCGATGTACTGCAGAGATGCCGGTTCGGAAGCCGTGGCGGAGATGACCGTGGTGTATTCCATGGCACCGTATTTGCGCAGTGTGTCCACGACCAGGGCGACGGTAGACTTCTTCTGGCCGATGGCCACGTAAAAGCAGTGGATGTCGCTTTCCTTCTGGGCCAGAATGGCATCCAGGCAGAGGGCCGTTTTCCCGATCTGGCGGTCACCGATGACCAATTCGCGCTGTCCGCGGCCGATGGGGGTCATGGCGTCGACAGCCTTCAGCCCGGTATACATGGGCTCGTGAACGGACTTCCGGGCCACGATGCCGGGAGCCTTGATTTCAACTTTCCGGATTTCTTTGGCTTCGATGGGTCCCAGACCGTCCAGGGGATTTCCCAAGGGGTCGATGACCCGGCCGACCACCGCGTCGCCCACGGGCACGGAAAATATCCGCCCGGTACGTTTGACCGTGTCGCCTTCCTTGATGTGCATGACATCGCCCAACAGCGCGACGCCGACGTTGTCCTCTTCCAGGTTCAACACCATGCCGTATACGCCGCCGGTGAATTCCAACAGCTCCATGGCCATGGCGTTTTCCACGCCGTAGACACGAGCGATGCCGTCACCTACGGAGAGGACGACGCCGGTTTCGCTCATTTCCACGCGTTGTTCGTAGTTTTGAATCTGGCTCTCAATAATTTTGCTGATTTCATCTGCTTTGATCTGCATGGCCGTTACTCACCCCTCTTGATGGTTTCTTTCATCGCGACCAGTTGGGCCCGAAGGCTGGCATCCAGTACCCTGTCCCCAATCTTCAACACGAGTCCCCCCAAAATTTGCGGGTCCACGGTATAATCGAGAATCAACTGGCGGCTGGTCTTTTCCTCCAGCGATTTCTTGAGCTTTTTCTGAATTTCCGGCTCCAGGTTGATGGCCGTGGTCATCCGGCCTCGGGCCACACCCTGGTGCTCATCCAGCAACTCGGCGTAGTAGGCCTGGATGTCCGCCAGAAACCCTAGTCTGTTGTTATCCGCCAGCAGGTAACAGAAGTTGACGATCATCTGCTTGGCCTTGATCTTTGAAAGAATCGCGTTGACCACAGCCTTCTTTTCTTCCACCTTGAAGACGGGATTGCGAAATATGCGGTCCAACTGCGGCGACTCGTTCAATGCCTTCGCCAACCCGGAGAGGTCCTTGCCGTAAGCGACAAGTTCAGCGTCCCCTTGGGCCACGCCCAAGGAGAAGAGAGCCCGGGCGTATCTGCGCGCCACGATGTTTCCAATCAATGCAGCACCACCCTTGTTAAGGATTGTTGGATCAATTTTTCATGGCCTTCCTTGGTCAACTGGCTCTGGATCATTTTCGCGGCGGTTTCCACGACCATGTCGGCCAGTTCCTCGCGGAGTCGTTCCGTTGCCAGTTTGTATTCCTGGGTTGCGGCCGTTTCAGCCTGGGCCTTGATCTGCGCCGCTTTTTCATGCGCTTGGGCGATGATGGTCCGCTTTAGCGCCTCTCCCTGGCTCTGGAAGTCGGCAAGTACCCGTTCGCGCTCGGCGTCCAGGTCCTTGATCTGGACTTCGACTTCTTTTAATTTTTTATCGGCATCGGTGCGGCGTTGATCCAGGTCGATGAGGTCGTCCCGAATTTTTTCCCGCCGGGAGGTGAGCATCTGGCCGATGCGCTTTCCGGCGGCCCAATAAAGGATTCCGACGAAGATGATGAAGTTGATCACCCGCCACATGAAATCCTTCCACTTGGCCATGTCGCCCGCTTCGCCGGCCGCCCAGGCCGCTCCGACGCTCACGAGCACCATTGCAAACGTGATCCAACAGATCATAATGCGTTTCAAGTCCAAGCCCTCCTTACGATTGATTGCGGTTACACGGCCCAGCCGACGACTTTTTCCGTGACCTGCCGGGCGTACCCGTCGACTCGAGAGGTCAGGGTCTTTTTGCCGGTACGTACTTGCGACGCGGCGTCCTCACGAGCCGCCTTCAATTCTTGAGCCGCCGTCGTGTTGGCCCCTTCCAGCAACGTGACCTCTTCCAGGTATCCTTCGGCCTTGAACTTGGAGCGGATTTCTACGCCCTGTTGCTGGGCAACGGTCAGTGCACCGGTATAGGCCGCCATTTTTTCCTGAGCTTGAGCCGTGAAGTTCTCCACGTCACTCAGCTGCGCCGACATGCGTTGGGCGCGCTTCTTGATGACCGCCCGGATCGGTCGATAGAGGATCGCGTTGAGCACAGCCAGAACAATGAAGAAGTTGATCAGCTGAATGAGCATGGAAATGTTGACATCAATCATAGTCTGCCCTCCGGGTGGTGAGTATGTGAATTTTAGTGCAAGCCAAACGGCCTCTAACGAATTTTACGTTCTCTGTCAAAAGGTTTTCATTATTTTCACGTACTATGAGGAGCTCAAAAAGATGATTCGGAATCTTCCCGAGGCTTTGGGAGTTCGGCGACGTTCTCGGTCGCGGTTGCGGACATCACAACGTCGCCGTCCAGAACCGCTCCTTCCTCGATGATCAAGGACGGAGCGCGCACCGAACCCTGCAGGCGGGCCGTCTTGTGCAGGACGATTTTGTCCTCCGCCGTGACGCGCCCCTTCAGCAGGCCGCTGAGGACCAGGCTGCCCACGGCGACTTCGCCGTCGATCTTGGCGTCCTGTCCGACAATCAGGGTGCCTTGGGAATCGATTCTTCCGAGAAAGGCGCCGTCAATGCGTACCGCCCCTTGAAAGTGAAGTTTTCCTTCGTACGACGTTCCAGAGCCCAGGAAGGCGTTGATCTCGTCTTTGGCCATGGCTGGAATTCCTTTATTGGAGTTTTTTGAAAAGAGCGCACACATAGTTTGATGCTCTCCGGGTTGATTATTTTTTGAAAAAAAAGCGGCGCATGGAAATGTTGAGCACGAGACCGATCAAACAGAAGCTGGTCATGGTCGACGTGCCTCCGTAGCTGATCAGCGGAAGGGGGATGCCCACCACGGGCATCAATCCCAGCACCATGCCTATGTTGATGAGTATTTGCCAGAAAAAGTAGAAGAAAATACCCACGGCCAGATAGCAGCCGAAACCGTCCTTGGCTTCGGCCGCGGTTCGGATGATGCTCAATAGGAATAGGGAAATCAGAATCAAGAGGACCAGACAGCCGATAAAACCCCATTCCTCCCCAAACACGGCTAATGCGAAGTCAGTATGCTTTTCCGGCAAAAATCGCAATTGACTCTGGGTTCCCTCCAGAAAGCCCCGGCCCCAGAGCTGCCCGGAGCCCACCGCGATCTGCGATTGGATAATATGGTATCCGGCGCCCAGTGGATCATTGCCTGGGTCGAGAAAGCCGAGAATGCGCTGGCGCTGGTAGTCGTGCAGGAAGTGCCAGCCCAGGGGAAGGGCCGC
This genomic window from Desulfonatronum sp. SC1 contains:
- a CDS encoding F0F1 ATP synthase subunit epsilon, whose amino-acid sequence is MAKTIHLEIVTPDRKLLSEDVEFVGAPGYNGEFGVLPDHAPFLAALGVGSLHYNKDGRKHWIFLSGGFAEVSSNKMSVLAEVAERAEEIDLERARKARERSEKRLLEQKAQIDFARTQAALQRALARMKTRNLAA
- the atpD gene encoding F0F1 ATP synthase subunit beta translates to MSELMEGKVAQVIGPVVDVAFPEGKLPNILSALEINNTNNEDAPDLVVEVAQHLGNNLVRCIAMDATDGLVRGNVAKATGKPIMIPVGKPALGRIMNVVGRPVDELGPIDSTKMMPIHRAAPSFTEQSTKVELLETGVKVIDLLIPFPKGGKIGMFGGAGVGKTVILMEMINNIAKQHGGISVFAGVGERTREGNDLYHEMKDAGVIEKAVLIYGQMNEPPGARARVALTALASAEYFRDEEGQDVLLFVDNIFRFTQAGSEVSALLGRMPSAVGYQPTLGTDLGELQERITSTTKGSITSVQAVYVPADDLTDPAPATTFAHLNGTIVLSRQIAELGIYPAVDPLDSTSSILDPLVLGNEHYDTARQLQMILQKYKDLQDIIAILGMDELSDEDKVTVSRARKIQRFLSQPFFVAAQFTGKEGRYVKLEDTIRGFKEIIEGKHDDISEQAFYMVGTIEEALENAKNL
- a CDS encoding F0F1 ATP synthase subunit gamma; the encoded protein is MASLKDIQRKIGGVKKTKQITKAMNMVASAKLRKAQQRIEQFRPYADKFYEMLTDLSGRTDASAHPLLEVREEIKKVVIVLVTADRGLCGSFNVNLTSKTRKLAAEKEAAGKEVEIVCVGKKGRDVMRKQSWPIRADHVNVMNTFDFTLGVELGTNLMNGYLNHEFDEVIIVFGKFISFAKQEVVSLRVLPIASEAAEVEEVQGPASEYIYEPSVEGILAELLPRFVNVQIYRGLLDTNASEHAARMRAMDNATKNCDELSKSLTLVYNKARQSAITTELMDIVGGAEALKSA
- the atpA gene encoding F0F1 ATP synthase subunit alpha; the encoded protein is MQIKADEISKIIESQIQNYEQRVEMSETGVVLSVGDGIARVYGVENAMAMELLEFTGGVYGMVLNLEEDNVGVALLGDVMHIKEGDTVKRTGRIFSVPVGDAVVGRVIDPLGNPLDGLGPIEAKEIRKVEIKAPGIVARKSVHEPMYTGLKAVDAMTPIGRGQRELVIGDRQIGKTALCLDAILAQKESDIHCFYVAIGQKKSTVALVVDTLRKYGAMEYTTVISATASEPASLQYIAAYSGCTMAEYYRDSGKHSLIIYDDLSKQAVAYRQMSLLLRRPPGREAFPGDIFYNHSRLLERSAKVNDAMGAGSLTALPIIETQAGDVSAYIPTNVISITDGQVYLEPSLFYAGVRPAINVGLSVSRVGGAAQIKAMKQVAGTLRLDLAQYRELAAFAQFGSDLDKSTQQRLNRGMRLVELLKQPQYHPMSVAEQVISLYAGTRGLMDDLPVSAVAKFETELHEYMRNQRPDILDDIKTKQALDADLEAKLREAIETMKKTFQAE
- the atpH gene encoding ATP synthase F1 subunit delta; protein product: MIGNIVARRYARALFSLGVAQGDAELVAYGKDLSGLAKALNESPQLDRIFRNPVFKVEEKKAVVNAILSKIKAKQMIVNFCYLLADNNRLGFLADIQAYYAELLDEHQGVARGRMTTAINLEPEIQKKLKKSLEEKTSRQLILDYTVDPQILGGLVLKIGDRVLDASLRAQLVAMKETIKRGE
- the atpF gene encoding F0F1 ATP synthase subunit B, translated to MKRIMICWITFAMVLVSVGAAWAAGEAGDMAKWKDFMWRVINFIIFVGILYWAAGKRIGQMLTSRREKIRDDLIDLDQRRTDADKKLKEVEVQIKDLDAERERVLADFQSQGEALKRTIIAQAHEKAAQIKAQAETAATQEYKLATERLREELADMVVETAAKMIQSQLTKEGHEKLIQQSLTRVVLH
- a CDS encoding ATP synthase F0 subunit B, with amino-acid sequence MIDVNISMLIQLINFFIVLAVLNAILYRPIRAVIKKRAQRMSAQLSDVENFTAQAQEKMAAYTGALTVAQQQGVEIRSKFKAEGYLEEVTLLEGANTTAAQELKAAREDAASQVRTGKKTLTSRVDGYARQVTEKVVGWAV
- a CDS encoding polymer-forming cytoskeletal protein produces the protein MAKDEINAFLGSGTSYEGKLHFQGAVRIDGAFLGRIDSQGTLIVGQDAKIDGEVAVGSLVLSGLLKGRVTAEDKIVLHKTARLQGSVRAPSLIIEEGAVLDGDVVMSATATENVAELPKPREDSESSF